DNA sequence from the Pungitius pungitius chromosome 3, fPunPun2.1, whole genome shotgun sequence genome:
CACTCAACAGCATCGACTCTGACGGTGAGCCTGATCAATACATCTGATCACCTGTGATACACCTGGTCTCACTCACCGTCGGCCCCTGTGTTCAGGTTTCTGGAAAGCCTCGTGTCCCCCGTCCTGCACCAGTCCTCTGCTGGTGTTTGTCAACTCTAAGAGCGGAGACAACCAGGGCGTGAAATTCCTGAGGCGCTTCAAGCAGCTGCTGAACCCGGCACAGGTGTTTGACCTGATGAACGGGGGGCCTCACCTGGGGTGAGACAGTTAGACAGACACAAAGTGTGCGTCACCTGAACCCTGTGTGTTATCTaaagaggtttgtgtgtctgtcagtctgCGTTTGTTCCAGAAGTTTGACACCTTCAGGATTCTGGTGTGTGGAGGAGACGGGAGCGTTGGATGGGTTCTGTCCGAGATCGACGCCCTCACGCTGCACAAACAGGTGTGGTCTGACACACCCTCACAAGTTCTACCTACTATCGACATGTTGTTCATccctttgctgctgctgctgctgttgtgttgttacAGTGTCAGCTGGGAGTTCTTCCTCTGGGGACCGGGAATGATCTGGCCCGGGTTCTCGGTTGGGGTTCAGCCTGCGACGACGACACGCAGCTACCTCAGATACTGGAGAAACTGGAAAGAGCCAGTACAAAGATGCTAGACAGGTAACAGGTGTAAGAAAGGTAGCGGGAGTGAGACAGGTATCTGATGAGAGACAGGCATCTGATGAGAGACAGGTAGCGGGAGTGAGACAGGTATCTGATGAGAGACAGGCATCTGATGAGAGACAGGTAGCGGGAGTGAGACAGGTATCTGATGAGAAACAGGTGGCTGGTGTGAGACAGGCATCTGATGAGAGACAGGTAGCGGGAGTGAGACAGGTATCTGATGAGAGACAGGTGGCTGGTGTGAGACAGGTATCTGATGTGAGACAGGCATCTGATGAGAGACAGGTAGCGGGAGTGAGACAGGTATCTGATGTGAGACAGGCATCTGATTAGAGACAGGTAGCGGGAGTGAGACAGGTATCTGATGTGAGACAGGCATCTGATGTGAGACAGGTGGCTGGTGTGAGACAGGCATCTGATTAAAGACAGGTAGCGGGAGTGAGACAGGTATCTGATGTGAGACACGTATCTGATGAGAGACAGGTGGCTGGTGTGAGACAGGTGGCTGGTGTGAGAcaggcagaggtgggacaaagtcattgttatgcaagtcacaagtaagtctcaagttgtgtcaaaagtcaaagccaacaagtcccaagtcgagtccaaagtcttattattttagtttcgagtcatttcaagtcctcttattatagtggggacggggaaccctgggtgatggtgcgctgcctcagacctagactacgaagggaagggtaacggtggatcgactgtgactgtgttatagtactttaaaccggacgttgacataatgttggcgaggatttccatcggagtctgaatccgggttaaaaaatcccgatttttgtaagcatgaacgagctgtctcgtgcAAATAGCAACTCGTCGACTACCTCttaatttttatagccaaacgaaactaccttcggtatcatttttccaactggcgcgttgttgcgcttcattggttgtcttgcaatgtgcctgtttagatgctgtcgaatcagaaccaggtgggactgcagtgattggatgtcgtgcaggcagcgctctctgcatacaggtggcgcacatttttttgacagatgcagataaacagagcggcgcggccgtgagaaaatgttttcccccagttttcacgggaagtagcaagtcttctcgagtcaaaaggctcgagtccaagtcaagtcacgagtcatcgatgagTCCAAGTCGAGtcgcaagtctttgtacgttttgtcgagtcaagtctgaagtcatcaaattcatgacttgagtctgactcgagtccaagtcacatgacccgagtccacacctctggagaCAGGTATCTGATGAGAGACAGGTATCTGATGTGAGACAGGTATCTGATGAGAGACAGGTATCTGATGTGAGACAGGTATCTGATGAGAGACAGGTATGTGATGAGAGACAGGTATCTGATGTGAGACAGGTATCTGATGAGAGACAGGTGGCTGGTGTGAGACAGGTATCTGATGAGAAACAGGTATCTGATGAGAGACAGGTGGCTGGTGTGAGACAGGTATCTGATGAGAAACAGGTATCTGATGTGAGACAGGTATCTGATGTGAGACAGGTATCTGATGAGAGACAGGTATCTGATGAGAGACAGGTGGCTGGTGTGAGACAGGTATCTGATGAGAAACAGGTATCTGATGAGAGACAGGTGGCTGGTGTGAGACAGGTATCTGACGAGAAACAGGTATCTGATGTGAGACAGGTATCTGATGTGAGACAGGTATCTGATGTGAGACAGGTAactgtctctccttctgttcTAGGTGGCGTATTATGGTCTATGAGACCAAATTCCCTCGGCAACATTCTGGCTCTACTGTTACAGAAGACTGTAGCGACGACTCAGAGGTAACAGgaaatgacatcacttcctgtttaatcCTCCAACCTGCTCCACTTAGTTTGTAGCTTTTTATCAGATAATTATTCAATGATATAatgtaactttacttgtactacCTTGTTTGTGTCGGCTGATCCAGGTCCAGCAGATTCTTACCTACGAGGACTCAGTAGCTGCTCACCTGTCCAAGATACTGACCTCAGACCAGCATTCTGTCGTCATCTCCTCTGCCAGGTACaactgtctgtctctctgtctgtctctctgtccccgcTCATACTGTTTTTGTATCTTGTTAGTCGTAATGTGTTACTCTGTGTGTACTTcagggtcctgtgtgtgtatcatgTGTGTACTTcagggtcctgtgtgtgtgtatcgtgtGTACTTcagggtcctgtgtgtgtatatcatgTGTGTACTTcagggtcctgtgtgtgtatatcatgTGTGTACTTcagggtcctgtgtgtgtatcatgTGTGTACTTcagggtcctgtgtgtgtatcgTGTGTGTACTTcagggtcctgtgtgtgtatcatgTGTGTACTTcagggtcctgtgtgtgtattgtgtgtgtacttaagggtcctgtgtgtgtatcgTTTGTGTACTTcagggtcctgtgtgtgtatcgTGTGTGTACTTAAGggtcttgtgtgtgtatatcatgTGTGTACTTcagggtcctgtgtgtgtatcatgTGTGTACTTcagggtcctgtgtgtgtatcgTGTGTACTTcagggtcctgtgtgtgtatcatgTGTGTACTTcagggtcctgtgtgtgtatcgTGTGTGTACTTcagggtcctgtgtgtgtatcgTGTGTGTACTTCAGGGTCCTGTCTGTGTATATCATGTGTGTACTTcagggtcctgtgtgtgtatcgTGTGTGTACTTCAGGGTCCTGTGTGAGACGGTGAAAGACTTGGTGGCCCGGGTCGGTAAAGCTTATGAAAAGAACACAGAGAGTTCAGAAGAGTCTGAGCTGATGGCCAAGAAGGTTTGTTTTACACGTCACATGTTTCTCACATGTCAGAGGCGTGTTCCTGAGTAATGTGCCGTCATGTCTCTGCAGTGTGGCGTGTTGAAGGAGAAACTTGACTCCCTTCTGAAGACTCTGAACGAGGAGTCTCAGGCCTGCaggctgcctcccccggcttcCCCCCCCACGATtgctgaggagcaggaggatgcTGAGAGCGTTGAGCGGCCTCCTTCTCTTCATCAAAACCATCACCGTGCTCCTCCTCAGGCCCCGCCCTGTTCCCCACGGGGCAATGCCTCCTCCTCGACGGCGGCCATCTTTAAACCTCGAGAGCAGCTGATGCTCAGGGCAAACAGTCTGAAAAAAGCCATCAGGCAGATCATCGAGCATACGGAGCGAGGTCCGGTCCAAAGGAACCACTCACCAGTTAGAGGAACCCTCGGGCCTCCTATTGATCCTtcggtttcttttcttctagcCGTGGACGAGCAGAACCTTCAGACCGAGCAGCAGCTGTTCACCAGACAgccggaggaggacgaggatttagagaaagaggaggaggaagaggacggggCGTCTCTGCAATCGTCTTCTAGCAGCAAGCGGCACAGCGCACGCAAAGGTACTGGTTCTGCTGGTAATGGATGGGTAATAGAAGGGGAAGTGCATGCTGACCATGAACACTGTCTCCTCAGTAGGTAGGAGGCCCTGTGAGATCCGCAAAGGCAGCTTTgtccagacaggaagtggtgagATGATGCCCACCTTCAACACCAAGATCCTCTATTCAGGCACGAAGCTCTAAGGTCACACAGGAAGTTCTGAATTTGTGAATATGTCATCAGTCTGAtgttaacctgtgtgtgtgtgtgtgtgtgtgtatcaggtcTCAGAGGAATCTCAGTTTCTCTCTCCAGCAGTTCTGTGATTAGTCAACTTTTGGTCAACGCAGACCCGCTCGGCTGTGACCTCGACAACGTGTGAGTCAGTCTGTCCGTTGGTCTGACTGTGCGTGTCTCTCCCCGTTGGTCTGACTGTCTttctgtccgtctgtgtgtACAGAGACTGCTACACTGAGAAGTGTGTCATGAATAACTACTTTGGAATCGGTCTGGATGCTAAAATTTCTCTGGACTTCAACAACAAGAGAGACGAGCATCCAGAGAAGTGCAGGTATTTAACTATTCATCACAAGCATCAAGCTTTATCTGCATTGAAACCTGAtgtgtgtactttgtgtgtgtgatggtcaGGAGTCGGACTAAGAACATGATGTGGTACGGAGTCCTGGGAACCAAAGAGCTGCTGCACAGAACCTACAAGAACCTGGAGCAGAAGGTTCTGCTGGAGGTGAGACCCACAgtcatcatcttcatccttATGTGTAGTTAATGACCTCGGCCCAAAAGAACCACAAGAGGCAGCATTGTGACAGCATTGACGCATACCTTAATACCTTATATGGGGCTATCAATGTGTGCGATGgatgcagcatcatcatcacaagtccaacctgtgtgtgtctgcagtgtgaCGGGCGGCTCATCCCTCTGCCCAGTCTGCAAGGCATCGCTGTGCTCAACATCCCCAGCTATGCAGGAGGAACCAACTTCTGGGGAGGAACCAAAGAGGACGACGTGAGACCTGAACCCGTCTGTCCTTCTGTCATGTTACTATCGACCTGTCTGTTGATTGAGTGAtgtcatctgtctgtctgtcagatGTTCACAGCTCCATCCTTTGATGATAAGATCCTTGAGGTGGTGGCCGTGTTTGGCAGCATGCAGATGGCTGTGTCCCGGGTCATCAACCTGCAGCATCACCGCATCGCACAGgtacacctgtctgtctgcctgtctgcctgtctgcctgcctgtctgcctgcctgtctgtctgtctgtctgtctgcctgtctgtctgcctgtctgcctgtctgcctgtctgcctgtctgtctgtctgtctgtctgtctgcctgtctgcctgtctgtctgtctgtctgtctgcctgtctgcctgtctgtctgcctgtctgcctgtctgtctgtctgtctgtctgtctgtctgtctgcctgtctgcctgtctgtctgtctgcctgcctgcctgcctgtctgcctgcctgtctgtctgtctgcctgtctgtctgcctgtctgcctgtctgcctgtctgtctgtctgtctgtctgtctgtctgtctgtctgtctgcctgtctgcctgtctgcctgtctgtctgtctgcctgtctgtctgtctgtctgtctgtctgtctgtctgcctgcctgtctgtctgcctgcctgtctgcctgtctgcctgtctgcctgtctgcctgtctgcctgtctgcctgtctgcctgtctgtctgcctgtctgcctgcctgtctgtctgtctgtctgcctgtctgtctgcctgtctgcctgtctgcctgtctgtctgtctgtctgtctgtctgtctgtccgacTTCCTGACCCTGCTGTCTTCCTCTCAGTGTCGTACGGTGAAGATCAAAATCCTGGGCGATGAGGGCGTCCCGGTGCAGGTGGACGGTGAGGCCTGGGTTCAGCCTCCAGGGTATATCAAGATCCTCCACAAGAACCGGACCCAGACCCTCACCAGAGACCGGGTGAGTACTGGACCCTCACTAGGGACACTACCCAAGACCTTCATCCGATGCAGGGTTCTACCCCGGACCATGAGCCCCGTGTGTGGTCAATACGTAAAGGTTGACAGACCCACCACAAGCAGCCAGTCGCACCTCCACAGACCTCCACCATGAGTCCGTGTGTCCTTGTATCTTTCAGGCATTTGAGAGCACTCTGAAATCCTGGGAGGACAAACAGAAGTGTGAGTTTCTCCGGACGccctctcagccccccccctcttctcagccccccccctcctctcatccAGAGATTGTGTCCGAGGACGAGGCGTCGCTCATCAGCGTGTTCGGTCAGGCAGCAGGAGCCCTGATACACAGGTAATGACACCTGGGCATGTTTACATGATCTCTGATGAGCAGTAGCTAGAGGACACACCGCGGGGGACATGGGGGGGTGATCAGTTTAGGAGGGgtatcatttccatttttttccccatcttttatattttatctagtgacttacaataagttcaTTCCAACAAGAGGGTCCagaccagaacaacaagaatcagTGAGTTGAGGGAACCTACATCattgaaagtgtgtttttattctttttgacTGAGATTGTCCAAATAAATCCTAAATCCTTTGATGGGTTGTAATCCCATGTGCAACCACTGGGAGGGGCTGTACCTCCCATTGATGACACTCCCTCTCATGTCATccaacatatatacatacatatacatatatacttgtatacatatatacttgtatacaagtgtgtatatatatatgcatatatgtatTAGAATTGAAGtactgtgtcattgtgtgtttcAGCATCCGGGAGGTGGCTGAATGCCACCACACTCTAGAACAGGAACTGGCTCACGCTGTCAACGCCAGCTCCAAGGCCATGGACGTGGTCTACGCCAACTCCAACAGCTCTCAGGTACTTTATGTCCATGTCCCTTGTCTTGTTCTGGTCTTTGTCCGGGTGTCTCTCCTAGTGTTCTGGGTTAGAATGGACAGAGAGTGTTAGCATTGTGTCTCTGTTTGTCCAGGCTCTGTGCTGCAGCGTGGTCCTTCAGATGGTCAGTAACGTTAAAGCTTTACTCAGTGAGACCGAACTGCTGCTGGCTGGAAAGATGTCCATGGTAAGTGTCTCTGTCCTTTAGGTCTCTGATGTGCCTTTTGAGAAGGTGTTGGAGACATTTCGGCCCTCATGCTTGTCCTAATTTCTGTCCCCTGAGTGCAGCAGCTGGATCCTCCTCAGCAGGAGCAGTTGAAGGCAGCTCTGAGCTCGGTGGCTCAGCAGCTCCGGCGGCTGGCTGATGTTTCCTGGTTGTCTCCCGTCATCGAACCTTTGGACCACGAGGTAAACCACCATCGCagcctgtgtgtctctctgtctgtctgtgtccctTCCATCCGACAGGCGgatccatcaggactaagacctccatccacactaacagtttcttcccgtcggcagtcgggctcatcaacagagctgggcccccccctcccccagactGACTGACccctgttgtggaagattttctcatgaaatcgggaatcagttgtaaagtctccatttttttcttgcaaggaagaataGTTCTGCAACAGCTTTACATGGACAGGcagcttcttcttaatgtttgagaggaacacaCATAACAACACTTTgattttgttatgctaaagactTTGAGACAGGCGAGGAGGTCCCAGACCAGAAGGGAACTCAAGGTGCTTAgagcagatgtttgattagatctaggacaacagccaaagaaaatcacagcttctccctcctccacacagCGGTGTCATGCAAAGACagatgggatcaaagaggagaggtgctctgAGGTTCTTCTGCTCAGATAGTTCACACACAGCTGGCTTTAGAcattaatgtaataaaacattatggcatcattatatttccctccactccacacacacacctgtcactcACAACTGGTTGTCTGtttgctggtgcactttatttttaactttttatccTTTATTCTTTAATTGTTGATTCAATATACCCATAGCCTTATATTTTTATACCATGGAGTTAAACTGTAAATTTGTAAATTCAACATGCCACTTTTTCAGCTATTATCTCATCTGTCtttttgtccattgtctcataCATGGACATATTATGATCCTGAtcctgtgtgtgttcagggtccTCTGACAGATTTCTCCAAACGCAGCCGGAGCACAAAGTTTCGTCTCGTCCCCAAgttcaaaaaagacaaaatcaatAAGAACAAAGAGACGTGCACAACGTTGTCTCTGCCAGGTGAGCTGTCTCTACCTGTCTTTCTGAACCTCTTGTCAGTGTGGACCACTATCACTATGTGGGCCTAGTGGGCTTATCGGCTGCAtcggggggggcagcaggatGGTAGTTAACGTTAGAACTAAGTTTGTTCTTGTGtcttatgtgtatttaaaactcAACATCACCTACGTTACGTAACTTTTATAAACTAACACGTGATGGTGATGttatacataatataatataacggGTGTATTATATAACATTTGGCCTTGTCGGcctgcactgcatgctgggatacgcTGGGTCCCAAAAGATAGATCCCATGTGTCCTCATTGGTGCTGGAACGATGTGTGTGCTGAAGGATGCAGCCCAATGAATTGAGACATGCCCCATGCCTACCggaaccacttcctgtttaccggatccacttcctgtttacctGACCCACTTCCTGTTGCTCTCTCAGTCCACCAGTGGGGGACGGAGGAGGTGGGGGCGTGGCtgggctttctctctctcaacgAGTATCAGGACATCTTCATGGGGCACGATGTCCGTGGGGCCGAGCTGATCCACCTGGAGAGGAGGGACCTGAAGGTActgctgctagctgctagctgctaACGGTGCTGAGTTCTCCTCTGTTGTGGTTACCTTCAGATGATCCTGTGTTGTCACTGGTATTTACTATTAACGTTCATATCATTGTCAGCTACAACTGTATTTCTAAACTGCTTTTATCTTCATACACCAACAGATATTCTTAAATACTTAGTGGGTCTTGACTTGTTTAGATAAAATCTTAAACACTGTTGCCCTGAATGCGTCTCTGGAAACATCAGGCCCGAATTACACTGCAccttaaaagacacacacacgtgatgtaGAACAGCCAGATTACTGATGTGTGTACCTTTACCTGTGTGTGATGGTCACAGGACCTTGGGGTGACAAAGGTCGGTCATATAAAGAGAATTCTTCACGGCATCAGAGAGCTCAACAGGAACAGCAGCGCCAGCGAGGCCTAAAGGGAGAATCCTCAGGTATGTTTTTGATTTGAGAAGGTTCAAACTTTATGTTTTTGTCTCACATTTAACCCGTCTCTTTCTTCTCGTTGCCATAGAAACAGCTGTCTgctcccctccttcctctaCTGCCGTCACTCACCTCAATCACCTGACGTagcttgacctctgacctccagccAGCAGGTCTGAACACAACCTTTGACATCGCATCTTGAGCTTACTGGACCAGGGTTCAGCCTATCAACTCCCAGAACCAATAGTGCCTTGTCATCTTACCTACCATCATGGATCACCTACGTACAGAATCCAGACTCTACCTAATCTGTAGACCGGACCACTAGCTGCAGGTTCTGGGTTCTACCCGGTTCTCCTACCTACAGGATCCTCAGGTTCTTGATGTTTGGACTTTGTTGCATTCAGAGACCCAGCTCCAGTTAAGAGGACTCAGGACCTCTGAAACAACGCATGTGATCCACCTGTTTCTCACCTGAGCAGCCGGCCAATCGGGACCGCTCGTCTGTCGTGTTCCTGGTGGACCTATTGGACCCGACTGAAGCAGAACCCTTGAAGAACTTGCAGAATCCCCGTGGTCTTTGAGTTTCTCTTTTAAACtaaaacacatatttatttcatcTAAGCCTCAGTCGATGTATAGATTTGACTTCTAAGCACAGAGTGTTAAATACTGACGTGTATCAGGTGGATGAAgatctgtctttctgtctgtctctccctgcCGGTCTCTCAATAGAAGCGTATTGTCTCTTTTAAGAACAAAGAGGACACCGATGAGGACGTTGGCGTGTTGTTGGCGTGTATTTATAAATTATTAATCACATTATATCTTTCTAAAGCCTTCTAACTGAAGTCACAACTACTTTATCAAATAAAACGTTCTCAcgtttctgtgtctgtgtcacacATTGTCTCTCTAACACAAATCGAGCATCAATATAGAAATCATTGATTTTCGACATTACGTCTTTGATCATTGTGTTTGTAGTTTATCAGTTTCTCTTaatacagatttatttttaggtttttaaatgtgaaaacatgaatgaatcTTATATTGCACCAAGTCACTTGACGGACTCGACGGGCCGGCGGATCCCCTCCGGCTGCGTGGTGGTCTGAACCGGTGAGAGCCGCTCTGCGAGCATTTAGCAAAAGGCCTGAATACAAACAACCGTTtcagtctcttctctttttctgcctccatctctgctgcaaaaagcTCCAGAATCAATTGCTCATTTTCTAACCCCAAAAAACTCTTTCCTATCTTCACCAACCTCCtcaaaccccccagtcctcctccccgctTCATCCAAGAgactttttcaccttttttaccaaaaaaatagcttAACTACACTGTTGTTTCTCTAACCCACCTCCTACTACTTGTAtcccacagacttcacctctatcgctctgacttccctgtttcacccccctgtctcctaccaaagttcttaccttggtaacctctgcccgtcccaagGAGacgttaacccactcctgaagaaacccaccctcaacccttctgaagaaaacaactacagaccggtatctcttcttccctttctgtccaaaactattgaacgagcatctttaaccaactctcctcctatctccaccgtaacaacctccttgacccccaccagtcaggcttcaaggccattccacagaaactgctctccttgctgtctcagagcaactccacgctgctagagccgcctctctctcctccgtcctcatccttctggacctttctgcagcattcaacacagtaaaccaccagatccttatctcctcccttcaggaacttggtgtcacaggatccgcgtctcttctctcatcctaccttgacggccgcacctaccgggtaacttggagaggatctgtgtcggaaccttgtcctcttactactggagttcctcagggctccgtcctgggtcccctgctcttctcaatctacaccaactctcttggctccgtcattcactcgcatggtttttcctatcacagctatgccgacgacaccctactaattctctccttccccgactcggacactcaggtggcggcacggatctctgcatgtctgactgacatctctcagtggatgtctgctcatcacctgaagatcaacccgcacaagactgaactactccTCTTCCCCagaaaagactctcccacccaggacctgactgttaactttggtcACTCTGTGTTAACGTCCACTTTGACTGatggaacctcggtgtgacacttgactcccaacatcacagcgacaacaggatcctgtaggtccacgctctacaacatcaggagaacacgaCCCTTCTCACTtagaaggaggcgcaggtactgattcaggctcttgtcctctcctggactattgtaactgtctcctggcaggtctccctgctccagaCCTCCATCTCCCAGTAGGTCTCTGCAGTCTCTccagaccttaaactggactcataatggaTCTGATCTATAACTagttgtacatcggcttatttgttcttctgactttgtttctctatggttgaaatgcacttattgtaagtcactttggataaaagcctcagctaaatgacatgtgatggaatgtaCAGTCAAATCCCTCTATGTAAGATTTGTGgtaataaatggcttctgattctgataaaGTAATCACCAATTTATTTGAACAACAGTTTTGATCcatattttgtaaataaaatgaatagaaaGAAGATTAAAAGTTTAAATCATTTACTAATTAAAGTTTGCTTGCTTATCCCTATTGATAGTAAAATTAGGAGTTTATTTCCTATGTAATAggttcacctttgacctcttggcCCACGTGCCGTGACGTCTGTCAATATTTGAACTGAGCTCAACGATCAGCAGACGCCCTCCATTTTACCTCAGAGACCCCACAAGACTCGGAGACAAACGGGACAGACATGCTACTCACATTGACGCTCTGCACTCTGCTGACCTGCTCCAAACTGGTTACATGTACAGGTGAGACAGACTGATGGATCTTCTGAGGTGGTATTAGTATTAAAGTACCGTACAGAGTATTTGTATCTGGTGCCCCCTCAGTGTTCCTGGACCGGCCCTCAGCGGGTCAAGTCCTCGCCTCGTCCGCTAGGAGGCGGCGAGCCAACGGCTTCTTCCTGGAGGAGATGTTACCTGGAGATCTGGAGAGGGAGTGTCACGAGGAGATGTGCTCGCAGGAGGAGGCCGCCGAGATCTTCCAGAGCAGCGAGAAGACGGTAAGAAGGACCACTGTAGTCCAACCTAAGGCCCAGGACCCATAGGGGG
Encoded proteins:
- the LOC119219033 gene encoding diacylglycerol kinase delta-like isoform X2, translating into MADLTESAPARFPDESSDSEPEQELGTPQKLIRKVSTSGQIRSKTVLREGNLMKQTNSFQRWKRRYFKLRGRTLYYAQTSKSIIFDEVDLTDASVAESSTKNVNNSFTVITPCRRLILCADNRKEMEEWMAALRSVQSRQNYESTQYSMDHFSGTHNWYACSHARPTYCNVCREALSGVTSHGLSCEVCKFKAHKRCAVRATNNCKWTTLASIGKDIIEDEDGVSMPHQWLEGNLPVSAKCNVCDKTCGSVLRLQDWRCLWCKAMVHSGCKEQLSSKCPLGQCKVSVIPPTALNSIDSDGFWKASCPPSCTSPLLVFVNSKSGDNQGVKFLRRFKQLLNPAQVFDLMNGGPHLGLRLFQKFDTFRILVCGGDGSVGWVLSEIDALTLHKQCQLGVLPLGTGNDLARVLGWGSACDDDTQLPQILEKLERASTKMLDRWRIMVYETKFPRQHSGSTVTEDCSDDSEVQQILTYEDSVAAHLSKILTSDQHSVVISSARVLCETVKDLVARVGKAYEKNTESSEESELMAKKCGVLKEKLDSLLKTLNEESQACRLPPPASPPTIAEEQEDAESVERPPSLHQNHHRAPPQAPPCSPRGNASSSTAAIFKPREQLMLRANSLKKAIRQIIEHTERAVDEQNLQTEQQLFTRQPEEDEDLEKEEEEEDGASLQSSSSSKRHSARKVGRRPCEIRKGSFVQTGSGEMMPTFNTKILYSGLRGISVSLSSSSVISQLLVNADPLGCDLDNVDCYTEKCVMNNYFGIGLDAKISLDFNNKRDEHPEKCRSRTKNMMWYGVLGTKELLHRTYKNLEQKVLLECDGRLIPLPSLQGIAVLNIPSYAGGTNFWGGTKEDDMFTAPSFDDKILEVVAVFGSMQMAVSRVINLQHHRIAQCRTVKIKILGDEGVPVQVDGEAWVQPPGYIKILHKNRTQTLTRDRAFESTLKSWEDKQKCEFLRTPSQPPPSSQPPPSSHPEIVSEDEASLISVFGQAAGALIHSIREVAECHHTLEQELAHAVNASSKAMDVVYANSNSSQALCCSVVLQMVSNVKALLSETELLLAGKMSMQLDPPQQEQLKAALSSVAQQLRRLADVSWLSPVIEPLDHEGPLTDFSKRSRSTKFRLVPKFKKDKINKNKETCTTLSLPVHQWGTEEVGAWLGFLSLNEYQDIFMGHDVRGAELIHLERRDLKDLGVTKVGHIKRILHGIRELNRNSSASEA
- the LOC119219033 gene encoding diacylglycerol kinase delta-like isoform X1, with amino-acid sequence MEEWMAALRSVQSRQNYESTQYSMDHFSGTHNWYACSHARPTYCNVCREALSGVTSHGLSCEVCKFKAHKRCAVRATNNCKWTTLASIGKDIIEDEDGVSMPHQWLEGNLPVSAKCNVCDKTCGSVLRLQDWRCLWCKAMVHSGCKEQLSSKCPLGQCKVSVIPPTALNSIDSDGFWKASCPPSCTSPLLVFVNSKSGDNQGVKFLRRFKQLLNPAQVFDLMNGGPHLGLRLFQKFDTFRILVCGGDGSVGWVLSEIDALTLHKQCQLGVLPLGTGNDLARVLGWGSACDDDTQLPQILEKLERASTKMLDRWRIMVYETKFPRQHSGSTVTEDCSDDSEVQQILTYEDSVAAHLSKILTSDQHSVVISSARVLCETVKDLVARVGKAYEKNTESSEESELMAKKCGVLKEKLDSLLKTLNEESQACRLPPPASPPTIAEEQEDAESVERPPSLHQNHHRAPPQAPPCSPRGNASSSTAAIFKPREQLMLRANSLKKAIRQIIEHTERAVDEQNLQTEQQLFTRQPEEDEDLEKEEEEEDGASLQSSSSSKRHSARKGRRPCEIRKGSFVQTGSGEMMPTFNTKILYSGLRGISVSLSSSSVISQLLVNADPLGCDLDNVDCYTEKCVMNNYFGIGLDAKISLDFNNKRDEHPEKCRSRTKNMMWYGVLGTKELLHRTYKNLEQKVLLECDGRLIPLPSLQGIAVLNIPSYAGGTNFWGGTKEDDMFTAPSFDDKILEVVAVFGSMQMAVSRVINLQHHRIAQCRTVKIKILGDEGVPVQVDGEAWVQPPGYIKILHKNRTQTLTRDRAFESTLKSWEDKQKCEFLRTPSQPPPSSQPPPSSHPEIVSEDEASLISVFGQAAGALIHSIREVAECHHTLEQELAHAVNASSKAMDVVYANSNSSQALCCSVVLQMVSNVKALLSETELLLAGKMSMQLDPPQQEQLKAALSSVAQQLRRLADVSWLSPVIEPLDHEGPLTDFSKRSRSTKFRLVPKFKKDKINKNKETCTTLSLPVHQWGTEEVGAWLGFLSLNEYQDIFMGHDVRGAELIHLERRDLKDLGVTKVGHIKRILHGIRELNRNSSASEA